tggactatcgtggcctgaacgaacACTGACaagggctggggaaaaaaagggaaataaggcttccaggggacagggagataTCCCCGGGGCAgtgaaatgataaaaaataaattgattaaGTGCTGTGCATTAATCTGGACAAAGGAaccagcctgctccaccagaggcccctccacaggccgcaggggaacttctgctgtgtgcctggagcacctcctgtcctccttctgcgctgaccttggggtctgcagggctgcttcccaCTCCTCGCTCCATCTAGGCACCCCTTGGCAGGCAGGTCTGCCACCTGCCCCAGGGGACAGGCCTGGGCACTTccagcagcctgaagtctgcagGGCAGCCTCACCTCTCAGCAGCTCCGTCTAGGTGGAGGCATCGGCCACCACTGGGGCAGATGGTGCAGAGCACACAGACGGAGCGAAAGCCTCTGCCCAGAGGTGAGTGCCCACCATTTTGCCTTGAGGATTGGCGAGGCACGCACTATTGGCCTGTGCAGGACCGGGTGCGTAGTGCAGGTGTTCCTGGTGCCTCCCACCCTCATGGGGCACCCTCATGGGGTGCCCTCCCTGTGTTCTCCTGCACCAATGGCCATGCCAGGCCCAGCTGAGGTGCCACACACAACCCACCATGTTGGCCACGCTCCCTCGGGGCTGCTCAGGGGGCACTCAGGGGTGGCCACCCTCACTGCTGGACCTGCCCATGGCTCATCGGCTGCTTTGGAGGAGCTGCTGTCCCTGGGCCTTTCTCTGTGCTCTCCTGGGGCTTCCCCAGCTCAGGAAACCCCCTGTAGGCTGCGGTGAGTCAAGGAACATCTGCTGGGTTGGCAAGGGGAGACGTTGCAGAAGATTTTGAGTGTAGTGGTAGTTGTTTATGACGGGCAAGAGGAAATGGAGAAGGTGGACACAACGAATTCACAAAAGAGAACCGAGGAACAGGAGGGTAATTTATGGGCAGCAATGCTCATGAGGAGTTTGCAGGCTAGAGGAGGAAATAGAGGAGTCCGAGGAAGGGGAAAGTCAGACCCTGGACTGGGTCAAGAAACATGGACTGGATAAAGGGAGAGGAATAATaggggagaaagcagagaatgCTACTGCTGTGGGAACATGGGGCTGGATTTTACAGACTGTGGATACCAGAACTGGGGGAACTGACTACACCTGTAACTGAGGGCACCAAGGATGAGGAAATAGAACCTATCTCCTGGGAAgtggaaggggaaaaggcaTTCAAAGCTGTAAAAGATGCTTTAACATCTGCCCCTACACTGGGGCTCCCAGATTACTCAAAACCTTTTTGATTTATATGCCCAGAGGCAGGGTCCGGCACACGCTCTTGTTCCTGCAGTCAGTGGCTGCCCATCTCTCCCATTcgtccagatccctctgcaaggcctctccacccTTGATGGAATCCACAGATCCTCCCAGTTCAGTGTCATTATCAACAACTTGATTGACAACTGTATTGATCAGTTTATGAATGCCATATCTCAAGTGGACAATGCAATAGATTGCTGgcattgtcaaaaaaaaaaaaaaacaacaaaaaacacacaccgCTGGATACTGAATTCTGGAGCTTTGCAAAACCAGTCcatgaaacattttgatatCAACCCAAGTCATCATACTTATTCCCTGATACTCTAAATTATCAGCCACAGCCTTACCCAGTGTGCAATGAGCCTATCCACACACTAGGTCGAGATATTGTCTATTTCAGAATTGCGCAAGTGCCAGCTGGTTTCTTGCTAAACTGGCACACCTAAGGATTTTCTGTGCCACACTTTATACAATCTCTTATCACTACATGTACATGTTAGCACAATCTTCTAATTTCTAATTGGTTACAAAATGAGCATACTGCCAATTTGACAAAATCATTCTATGCATCCTCAGAGGGGAAGGGTCTCTTTTTGGGCTGGGGTCTCTCAGCCTAGGGCCATGATTTTTACTATTCTAATGAGGATAGTTCTCATTAGTATTAGAGCATTAGAAACTCAtacctttgtttttcagccaaGTATTTCTAAAAAGTTGATTAGTAGCACATCCAGTAGTGTATGTGTTGATGTTTCCTTACCAAATGGTCTTTCTGATTAAGTAGTTTTTTTATGAATCATCCTTTAGATATCCTCAAGGCCTGGATCATCTTGCCCTTGCCTTGAAGTAcatattttacagcttttaccacaaaacaaatttaacaaTGCAAACTTAAATTGTTACTGGCGTCAATATGATTAGGCCCCATGGTGCATTACAATGCACCAGCAATTCGGTATGGGTGGGAATAACAAGCCGTTGTTATAACAGATCTGAAAACCTCATCGGCCTGTGACAACAAATCAGCAATTACCATCGAAGGTGCTTTCAATGGTTTGAAGTCCTGGAATCTTACATGGAATGTCAGCAATAAAAATTGCCAAAGATGCTCGAATTTCACTGTTCTTTACTTTACATGCTATTCTACACGTTCCAACCCACATTAGTTGGCTGCTGGACACCACAGGCTGGGCTGGGATGGGGTGAGTTAAGGGATGTCAGGAGCCTGGCTATCTCCTCCAGTTGCTGCAGCCCAGAACCCTCCTGCCTGGTCACTGGAACCAGTACAGACCAGGACAGACCAGGACAGGCAGGAAAACCCAGTGCCTTCCTGCCCAGATGTTGGAGCCCAGCCGGGTGCACAGGGACCTGGCATTTCTGCCCAGGCTGAGGTAAGCGGCTGCCACTTTCTGAGGGTCAGCCAGCAGCCAAGCTGAGCACAGGTCCcatggacagacagacggacagacacacacacgcgcacagacacacacagacacacgcGTCCGGTCACAGAGACTCtcacccccagcagccagcactgggcCCATGGGCTGTGACTCGCCACCCcactccagctgctggcactgagCCCTGCACTGGCCTCACTCACCCTCACTCCAGTCCCtaaattgaagaaaatgtttaatgagAATTTACAAGAAGACAGGATAGACTGGTGGTTGGGCACAGCGCTCAGCCAGACAAGCACTGACTGGTCCTATTTCACACACAGCTGgcccctttccttccttttctgcctccccacctctttgttccttctgctcccctgccctgcacatCCCCCACCAGTCCCACACCACTCCCAGTCCAAGGTGCTCCTGGTTCACATCTTATCAGTTGCAAAGTCCAGGCTGATCTTCCTGGAAGCAGTGCCTCATGCTTGCTTGCTTGCCAACGAGGAGCATGACAGGGACGTTCCTTTCTTGTCACTGTGCCCATGTTGGTTCTGTCAGGTCTGTGTCCAGCTAGAGGTTGGTTTCTGCTTGGTTTCCCCATTTTCCATTGGTTTCCAATGCATGAGGTCTCCAAACAGCCTTGCTGGAGGAAACACCCTCGCTCCCCCATGCCCCCATCAGTCAGTGTGAGTGAGCAGCTTTGGTTCCCACCACTGCTGCCCAGTCAGGCTTACGTCCCTGTCTGGTCTTCTTTATGGCTTACTCTTTTTCTTATTATCCCTCATCCCACTGAAGGAGGTCCTTGGTCAGATTCCCCTAGGGAGCAGAAACTCTCCTTACACACACCCTTACAGCCTGCCTGGGCTGCGTGGCAAGcagtgtcctgggctgcagcaggagccgtGTTGGAGCAGgccgagggaggtgatccttcgCCTCTGCTCAGCGCTTGTGggcccagtgctgggctccccagcacaagagagacctggagaGAGTCCAACCAGGGTCACAAAGGGGATGaaggtgctggagcacaggGGGCTCCATCTGAGCACCGGGAAACTTTGTCACGGTGTGGACAACCGTGTGCCGGCACAGGTTGGTGGGGTGTGCGTCCTTGGGCACATTCAAAAGCCGCATGGGCACGGCCACGGACAACTGGCTCCGAGTGGCCCTGTCCCGCCTGGTCTGCGggtggagggcaggaggtggtgATGGAGATGGCCCCCAGCGGGGTCCTGCCCGATGCCAGCTGCCCCCgctcctggggacagccccgACGGGGACGCATCCTGGGTGCCCCATCGCTGAGTGGGTGGTCCTGCTgtccccgggggctgcagcccacGGCAGGGCCGAGAAACGCGGGGGTTGGAGGGGGGGTGGGGCGAAGGGTCCGGGTGGGGCCGGGATTTCCCGGTTCCCAGCctccgccccgcgccgcccgcagCGCTTTCGCTTTCGCTTCTCGCAACCTGCGGGACCGCGATCTACCCGGCGCCCGGTGACGTCACGAGAACACCGGTTAGTCATTGGCAGACGCGCGGCGGAGCCGCCAATCGCGTCGCGGGGCGGGGCCGGAGCCGTCGGATACCTTCGAGCTCCGGAGGCGGCTCGGGGCAGAGCGGGGCCATGGGGCCGGGGCGGGTGGGGGGCCTGGAGCtgggcctggggctgctgctgctgggggtccTGGGCGGAGCAGCGAGCGGTGAGTGCGGGCGGGGCCATGGGGCTCTCCTggcaccgggaccccccgggcctccccttcccctccagggcccccccccgggctcggCCTCCCCTCGGGGCTGCCACTCAgcccccgctgtccccgcagGGTCCCGCTCCCTGCATTATTTCTACACCGCGGTGTCGGACCCGAGCCCGGGGCTGCCGCAGTTCGTGGCCGTGGGGTACGTGGACGGGGAGGTCTTCGTGCACTATGACAGCGAGACTCAGAGGATGGTGCCCCGGGTGGACTGGATTGCGGCCAACGAGGACCAGCAGTACTGGGACAGGGTGACTGAGATCTTACGGAGTAGTGAGCAGATTTACCGCGTGGGCCTGGACACGCTGCGGGAGCGCTACAACCAGAGCAGGGGTGAGagcgggccgggccgcggctcTGAGGGCTGTGGGAGCGGGCGCcgtgggaggggtgggggggggtccccagccccactgagGCCTGGCCCTGCccccgtgctgctgccccagccccggccgtgCTGTTGGGTCCCTGCCTGGTGTCGCTGTCGCGGGGCTTCCAGCcgccctgtcccagccccacggTGCTCAGGGTCCCTTGTCACAGACCCAGAGGGGTGCTTCCAGACCCAACCCAGCCCCTTGCCACCCCCATGCTGTTCAGAACCCCATGTCCCAGAGCTGGGGGACTCCAGGCCACCCCATCCCAGCCCTTCACCGTCCCCACAGCAGTCAGGACCCCAAAAGCcagaggggctgctgcccccaTTGTCCCAGCGCCTTGCTTTCCCCATGGTGCTTCAggcccccaccccaaaacctgAGGGATTCCCCCCACCCATATCAGCTCCTGGTCACCCCACAGCATTTACAACCCCGTACAAGGCCCTCACTGCCCCAAAATACTCCAGTGAGTATTTTGGGGCAGCACCAGGCTTGCAGGGGTGCAGGACTCTGGGACAGGGCAGTGTGTGGCACCTGCATGCGCTGCTGGAGGGGTGTGCACCTCATTAAAGGGCCGGGACTGTGGCTGCAACTCACCCCCCTGTCCCTGGTTGTGTTGCAGGGTCTCACACAGTGCAGTTCATGTATGGCTGTGACCTCCTTGAGGACGGTAGCACCACAGGCTTTGAGCAGTATGGCTATGATGGGAAGGACTTCATTGCCTTAGACAAGGACACGCTGACGTACACCGCAGCGGACGCTGGGGCACAAGTCACCAAGAGGaagtgggaggaggaagggactTGGGCTGAGCAGATGAAGCACTACCTGGAGAACACCTGCATTGAGTGGCTGAGGAAATACGTGAGCTATGGGAAGGCCATGCTGGAGAGGAGAGGTGAGggtgaggggaggaggaagcacCAGGCTGGAAACAGGACCAGGGCCA
The sequence above is drawn from the Cygnus atratus isolate AKBS03 ecotype Queensland, Australia chromosome 33, CAtr_DNAZoo_HiC_assembly, whole genome shotgun sequence genome and encodes:
- the LOC118260299 gene encoding class I histocompatibility antigen, F10 alpha chain-like isoform X6, whose translation is MGPGRVGGLELGLGLLLLGVLGGAASGSRSLHYFYTAVSDPSPGLPQFVAVGYVDGEVFVHYDSETQRMVPRVDWIAANEDQQYWDRVTEILRSSEQIYRVGLDTLRERYNQSRGSHTVQFMYGCDLLEDGSTTGFEQYGYDGKDFIALDKDTLTYTAADAGAQVTKRKWEEEGTWAEQMKHYLENTCIEWLRKYVSYGKAMLERRERPEVRVSGMEADKFLTLSCRAHGFYPRPISISWLKDGVVQEQETQRGSTVPNSDGTYHAWATIDVLPGDRDKYQCRVEHASLPQPGVFSWEPQSNLIPIVAGVAVAVVAVIAALAGFAVWKSKQGKEKKGYNVAPGSDGGSNSSNAGSNPSV
- the LOC118260299 gene encoding class I histocompatibility antigen, F10 alpha chain-like isoform X8: MGPGRVGGLELGLGLLLLGVLGGAASGSRSLHYFYTAVSDPSPGLPQFVAVGYVDGEVFVHYDSETQRMVPRVDWIAANEDQQYWDRVTEILRSSEQIYRVGLDTLRERYNQSRGSHTVQFMYGCDLLEDGSTTGFEQYGYDGKDFIALDKDTLTYTAADAGAQVTKRKWEEEGTWAEQMKHYLENTCIEWLRKYVSYGKAMLERRERPEVRVSGMEADKFLTLSCRAHGFYPRPISISWLKDGVVQEQETQRGSTVPNSDGTYHAWATIDVLPGDRDKYQCRVEHASLPQPGVFSWEPQSNLIPIVAGVAVAVVAVIAALAGFAVWKSKQGKEKKGYNVAPGSNPSV